CGGCTGGGAGGAAGCGGACTGAAGGTATCCGCGTTAGGCCTCGGTACGAACTCCTTTGGTTCGCGGGCAGACGAAGCCGCTTCGGCGCGTATTCTTCACGCGGCCGTCGACCGCGGAATCAATTTTATCGATACGGCTAATATTTACTCGGCAACGGCTTCGGAAGCCATCATCGGCGCAGCGCTTGCGGGCAGACGCCATGAGGTTGTATTGGCAACCAAAGCCGGGCTCGTCAGAGGAGAAGGTCCCAATGCGAAAGGCTCCTCCCGCTACCATCTGATGCTGGAGCTGGAAGACAGCCTGAAACGGCTCAAGACCGATTACGTTGACCTGTATCAAATCCACACCTTTGACCCGGAGACACCCCTTGAGGAAACGCTGCGGGCGCTCGAGGATATGATCCGGTCCGGCAAAGTCAGGTATATCGGCGCCTCCAATTATGCCGCTTGGGAGCTGATGAAGGCTCTTGGGCTTAGCGACCGCCTAGGCCTGAACCGATTCGTCTCCACACAGACGAGCTATTCCCTGGCTGACCGGACGCCGGAGCGCGAGCTTGTGCCCCTATGCCTCGATCAAGGCGTAGGCATTATCCCTTACTTCCCGTTGGCCGGCGGAATCCTGACCGGCAAATACCGCGCGGGCGAAGAAGCTCCTGCCGGTTCGCGCGCTGCGACCAACCCGGGCTTCACCCGTTTCTTCGGCGAGAACAATCTTGCGCTGGGAAGCCAGGTCAGCGAGCTGTCTGGTAAGCTTGGCTGTTCCGCCAGCGTCCTGTCCCTGGCTTGGCTGATGAAGCAGCCTGCCGTCTCCACCGTTATCGTTGGCGCTACCAGCACGGAGCAGCTGGAGCATAATCTAGACAGCGTGGAGCTCCCGCTTGATGCGGCGGCACTAGACGAGCTGGATACATTAAGCCGTTCATTCCGTCATGGCGAGCCGTTTGCCCTATACCGTTTGCCTTAGGCAGACGGATTCGCACGGGCCGAAATAAAAAAACATTCAAAAATCTGGATGGAACAGGATATTGACTTTTATACCTACTGAAAGGTAGAATGCGTACATGAACAACAATAAAAACACGGCAGATTTGATTCTTGATACCGCCCAAGCGCTTGTGCAGGAAGTTGGCTTTAACGGCTTCAGCTATGCGCACATCGCAGAGAAGGTTGGTATCCGCACAGCAAGCATCCATTACCATTTTCCGAATAAGGAGGATCTAGGGGAAGCGTTGATTACCCGGTATCATAAGGGATTCCTGGCTACCGTTGCTCAAATTGACGCCGATACGCAGAACAATCTGGATAAGATACGCAAATACGTGAATATCTTCAGTATTCCGGTCGATAGTTATTGCACGTGCCTGAGCGTAATGCTCTCTTCGGATCTGGCTACCCTTTCGGAGAAGGTTGGGGCAAGGCTGGCGGATTTCTTTACCGCCAACTTAGCGTGGGTGGAGCGCGTTCTGGAAGAAGGCCGCCGTGAAGGGGAATTGCGTTTTGAAGGCGCGGCAAGCTTGCAGGCTCATATCATTTTGGCCTCTCTTCAAGGGGCTCAGCTGCTGGCAAGAAGCTTTCGGGATGTAAACCGGTTTACGATTATTGCCGATGGAGTCATATCCGCTTTAACTTAACGGGCAAAGCGGATATTTTTTCACCACTTTATCTACCTTTTAGTAGATAGATAAAAGCTTTTATACCAACAAACGAATGGAGAGAAAATCAAATGAAAACACTCGTAATCGTAGCGCATCCTAACTTGGAATCATCCAACTGGAACAAAGCATGGGTCGAGGAGCT
This region of Paenibacillus sp. JDR-2 genomic DNA includes:
- a CDS encoding TetR/AcrR family transcriptional regulator → MNNNKNTADLILDTAQALVQEVGFNGFSYAHIAEKVGIRTASIHYHFPNKEDLGEALITRYHKGFLATVAQIDADTQNNLDKIRKYVNIFSIPVDSYCTCLSVMLSSDLATLSEKVGARLADFFTANLAWVERVLEEGRREGELRFEGAASLQAHIILASLQGAQLLARSFRDVNRFTIIADGVISALT
- a CDS encoding aldo/keto reductase, translated to MLYNRLGGSGLKVSALGLGTNSFGSRADEAASARILHAAVDRGINFIDTANIYSATASEAIIGAALAGRRHEVVLATKAGLVRGEGPNAKGSSRYHLMLELEDSLKRLKTDYVDLYQIHTFDPETPLEETLRALEDMIRSGKVRYIGASNYAAWELMKALGLSDRLGLNRFVSTQTSYSLADRTPERELVPLCLDQGVGIIPYFPLAGGILTGKYRAGEEAPAGSRAATNPGFTRFFGENNLALGSQVSELSGKLGCSASVLSLAWLMKQPAVSTVIVGATSTEQLEHNLDSVELPLDAAALDELDTLSRSFRHGEPFALYRLP